In the Methanofervidicoccus abyssi genome, AAGACATTGTTAAATCTATGAGTGGATTTGAGATAAATTAATCTTTATTTTTTGGTGTGAAGATGGAGGTATACTACAGCGTTGTTGGGGATTACAACTTACTTGAAAGGAACAACAACTTGCTAGATCTCACCTTTAATAACTTAGAAGACTATAGGAGAATACTTATAAAACCTAACATACTCGGACCTTATTCTCCAAACAGACATGTTACTACACATCCAAAGTTTTTAGATTGGATTCTAAGATATTTAATAGAGATAAGGAAAATAGACAGAGATAAGATTGTAGTAGGAGAATCCTCTGGATTCCCCACAGAGAAGGCTTACGAAGTTTCTAAGATAAAAGATATCTGTGAGAAATACGGTATATCTTTTATACCGTTTGAGAGAGATAGAAGTGTAAAGATGAGGCTGTTAAATATCACCGTAGCAATTCCAAAGACAGTCATAGACAGTGATCTAATAATAAACCTGCCAAAGTTAAAAACTCATCTTCTTATGAAATATACTGGAGCCGTCAAAAACCTATACGGCTGTATACCTGGAGGATTAAAACCGAAACTTCATGGGCATTTTCCCAGAGAGAGTGATTTCGCATATTTCCTAGTGGAGTTATACAAGTTTTTAATGGAAGATAGAGATATAATCTCTGTAATGGATGGTATCTGGGGTATGGAAGGTAATGGCCCAAGTAATGGAAAACCTGTAAATTCCAAGATAGTAATAGCTTCGAAGGATGCCTGCGCCTTAGATATCTTCGCAACCTATTATATAGAATACAATCCTATAGATGTTCTAACCAACAGGATTTTAATTGATGATAAGCACAATTGGATAGACAGGTTAGATATTTCAGAGGTTAACGAAATTGTTAGAAAAAGGAGTTTAAAGGACATACCAAGAAAGAAATTTAGAAAACCTGATACCTTCTATCTAACATCTGTACTACCTCCTTTTATAGTAAGGTTGATATTCTCCACCATGATACAGAAACCAAGAATAGATAAAAGAAGATGTAAAAGATGTGGTATATGTAAAGAAGTATGTCCTGTAGAGGCTATATCTCTAGATACCTTTAAGATAGATAGAAAGAAATGTATAAATTGCTACTGTTGTCATGAGATGTGTAGATTTAATGCCATTAAGTTGGGAAGGTTTTTATAATCGTTTTTATAATCATTGGTAATTATAAAAATAATAGCGATATTTAAAGAATAATTAGAAGTCATAAAAAAATAAA is a window encoding:
- a CDS encoding DUF362 domain-containing protein, which translates into the protein MEVYYSVVGDYNLLERNNNLLDLTFNNLEDYRRILIKPNILGPYSPNRHVTTHPKFLDWILRYLIEIRKIDRDKIVVGESSGFPTEKAYEVSKIKDICEKYGISFIPFERDRSVKMRLLNITVAIPKTVIDSDLIINLPKLKTHLLMKYTGAVKNLYGCIPGGLKPKLHGHFPRESDFAYFLVELYKFLMEDRDIISVMDGIWGMEGNGPSNGKPVNSKIVIASKDACALDIFATYYIEYNPIDVLTNRILIDDKHNWIDRLDISEVNEIVRKRSLKDIPRKKFRKPDTFYLTSVLPPFIVRLIFSTMIQKPRIDKRRCKRCGICKEVCPVEAISLDTFKIDRKKCINCYCCHEMCRFNAIKLGRFL